Genomic DNA from Paenibacillus borealis:
TCTTATGAATGCTTTACCTTAATTTGCTGCACAGGCTCCCCTGGTCCATTAGTCAGACCGAGCGATGCTGCTGCCGAAGCATGAATTTCGTTCAATACCGCTGTGTTTGCCGATAGGGATATGCCGTAGGAAGGAATCATTCGTTTGATCTTCGGCTCCCAGGCCTCAATATGCTGCGGGAAGCATTTGCTGAGGACCTCCAGCATGACCGAAACGGCGGTAGAAGCCCCCGGAGAAGCGCCGAGCAGTGCGGCTATGGAGCCATCGGCGCTGCTGATCACCTCCGTGCCAAATTGAAGCGTACCTTTGCCGGCAGCCGTATCTTTAATAATCTGCACCCGCTGGCCCGCCACCACCAGCTCCCAATCCTCGGTTTTCGCTTCCGGAACAAATTCCCGCAAAGCTTCCATCCGCTGCTCTTTGGACAGCATGACCTGCCCGATCAAATATTTGGTCAATTGCATATTCTTTGCGCCTGCCGCCAGCATCGTGACGAGATTATCCGGCTTAACGGAGGTTATCAGATCAAACATCGAACCGAACTTCAGGAATTTGGGCGAGAAGCCGGCAAACGGTCCGAAGAAAAGCGATTCCTGCTTGTCGATCACCCTTGTATCCAGATGCGGAACAGACATGGGAGGCGCACCCACCGCTGCTTTACCGTATACTTTGGCATGATGCTGCGCCACAATCTCCGGCTTCCGGCACACCATAAATAGTCCGCTTACCGGGAATCCGCCAATCCCTCTGCCCTCCGGAATACCGGATTTCTGCAGCAGATGCAGGCTCCCGCCTCCGCCCCCGATGAAGACGAATTTCGCTGTATGGCGCTCAGCAGCGCCGTTAGCATTACGTACCTTGAGTTCCCAGGACCCGTCCTTAGTGCGCTTAAGGTCCTCAACCTGATGGTTGAACCGGATATCGACGTTGTTGCTCTGCAAGTGGCCGAACAGGCTGCGTGTCAAAGCGCCAAAGTTAACATCCGTTCCCGATTCCATTCGGGTGGCCGCCACCGGCTGGCCGAGTGTCCGGTTCTTCATCATAAGCGGCATCCATTTCATCAGCTGCGCCGGATCAGCGGAGAATTCCATGCCTTGAAACAGCGGATGCCTTGAAAGCGCTTCAAATCTTTTTTGTAAAAAGGTTACGTCTGTCTGTCCTTCTACAAAGCTCATATGTGGTACGGGTACGATAAATTCCTGCGGATCTTGTATTCGTCTGCTGTTCACCAGATAAGACCAGAATTGCTTCGAGAACTGAAACTCCTCATTCACCTTAATAGCCTTGCTAATATCGATAGATCCATCCGGCTGCTCCGTGGTGTAATTAAGCTCGCATAATGAAGAATGCCCCGTTCCCGCATTGTTCCATTCATTGGAGCTCTCCTCCCCGGCACCAGCGCGCCGCTCAAACACAGTGATTCTCCAATCAGGCACTAGTTCCTTAAGCAGTGAACCAAGTGTTGCACTCATGATTCCGGCACCAATTAAAATCACGTCTGTTTTGGTTTGTTGGTTGCTCATATTCTACCGTCCTTCTACCCTACGATTTGCAGGAAGGATGCAGGCACTCCTGCTTTGGCACGCTTGACTTAGCCACATACCTGCTTGGGATCAATCCTGATCTTAGTGTATCACTATTGAATATAAATTTTAAGATTTATCTAATATTTTATGAAAACAATGTTTATGGAAAAGCTATGAATTACTTATAATCATTTAAGGGTCCTTCATCCATTATAACCTCTACCATATTTGAAGGTCCCATCCTGAGACTAGGCCTAAACTCTGAATTCGGTCTGCTGTAAAGCTCCAACGGGCTTATAATAACGCCAGCTGGCGTATTATGAAGTATTCCCGGCACACAGGTGTAAATCGTATCATTATTATTTGCATTCTTGGCGGTTATCGTAACGGAGGTGCCATTATGATTATCAATACTCATGGACACCTTATATCTGTAGAATGAGCCGGTTCCATTGGATTGAGCGGAATAAACCACAGGCACAACTGCAAGAATATCATCTTTTAATCTTAATTTGATAACCTCTGTCTTCGTTGATTGGCTGCTTCTCCCGACATCGCCCGTATGTTCCACTGTACCGTTACCATAATTTTTGAGAGGAGGTGTTCCTTCCGCCCCAAACATAGCTACATCAATCTGCTTACCATTCTTTGTGTAGACTAAAGCATAGATATCATAATCCGTCCCCGTCTTCCAAGAGACAGTAGCCGTAATTTCTGGTGTTTTATCAATAATAACGGGCTTTTGCCCTTTATCGAGGTTTATCTTACCCTTTACCTTTTCAAGGTTTATGGATGACTTCGTGTATTGATTATCTTTATTATCAGGAATTGCTATCGCCGCGGGAGCAGGTTCAGGGGCAGATTCAGGTTCAACCTCAACACCATAATTTTTACATAACCCTTCAAGCCCGGAATCAAATCCGCGCCAGATTGATTTTGCTTTTGTCTGCCCATTCCTTAGGTATAATTCCAATACTACGACTCCATTTTCGTTGGTGAAGCTGGATGGTGATAACTGAATCATCGTATTGCCGGTGCTTATCTCTGCTGTTAGATTCTTTACATTCGAAAATCCGGTGTTATTATCCTCTGTCAGAGTTATAGCTATCTTAGTAATACCTTCAGGGACTTTACCCATGTCGAAATTCATTTTATGAACTTTTGTATTGCCTATTGTCTCGGATGGTACAAGAGTAGCTACACCTGACGAACTTGCGGGTTGATTATAAAAGATGATTCCGCTATCCCCTTGTACCTTGTCGGAATCCGTTAACAGGAATGCTGTTAAAGATATATCGATTAAAGCAGAGATTTCATGGCTAATCGTAACACTGCCTTTGGCGGTACTTAAGGTTATATTGGCTCCCATCTGAAGAAATTGATTCACTTCAGTCACTCCATTCTATTAATGGTTTGTATTCAAGTTGACTATCTAATATATTACCACAAGATGGAAATCAAAATTCCTTGATAACTATCCGCGCAAGCCTCATTAGCTTATTTACCAAAAAAACGGCTGGCCAGGTTCCCCTGATCCAGCCGTTTTTCGATTATTTTAATATTACATTATCGATCAGTACTGCCGTATCGAAGACACTGTCACCTTGATCCCAAACATGGAACCGGAGGACAATGGAGCCCTTGCCGGCAAATTGGCTTACATCAAATTGTACATGCTTCCAATTCGTCATGTAGGCTGTGTCATCCCCGCCGTAGAAATCAATCGCTACCTTGTTCTCATCAATCCAATAGGCCGTGGATTCATTAATCGATTCAGTGCCGACAATAACGGACTCACTGCCGTAGACACTGGAGGTTACTGTATTCCCGCCATTCAAGTGAGAGGTAATGAGGGAAGCCGTGTTGATGTATACACTGGAAGTTACCGTTGCTCTGAACGTATCATTGTATTTGGTTCCAACGTATTCCTTAGGCTCCTCAGAAATGAAATTGTAATCAAACGATAGGGTTGTTGCTCCCTCCGGAACAATGAAGCTTTGCTCGATATAACTATCCGAATTGTAGTCATACCCTCCCTGATCATTGTTTTCAAACCCAAGACCTGTGCTTATAATAGCCATGTAGTTCCCCTCTGTCGGCTTAAGCGGCCCCAGCTTGGAGATTACCCGGACATCGCCGTTTCCATTCCAGCCGGTCCAATTCCCGTTTTCAAAGGTTCCGTTGATGATTCCTTCGGTCTTAGTGCCAATGCTGCTTCCTTTCATGACGAATGCTGCCAGCCCGTCGTTTGCTCCATGGGCAGCCACTGCTGCCTGGAAGGCTTCTTCGGTTGTCATGTTATCATCGTTTAAGGCGGTGAATACGGATGTAGCAATTGCCTGATCATAAGCAAGCTTTACATAACCGGTATATCCATAATAAGTGCTGGCACCATTGTTGATGAAGGCATCTGCCATAGAATCGTTGTATGCGCTGCGGCAGCTGCCATTATATACGATGGTGTCAGGAAGCATATCGTTGTAACGTGTAATAAAAGAAGGTGTAATAGCATAATAACCGGATATAATAGCCAGTCTTCCCTTTTTCAAGTCCAGCTCATATGCCTTTTTATTCTCGTTTGTTGCCTTTTCTCCTGTCAGGAACATCACTTGCGGTCCGGCATATTTGAAATCAATGCCGTATTTATTATGGAGTTTCTGGAGCACTATTTCATCATAGTAAGTATCTCCGTGGCTATCCAAGACTACAACTCCATACTGATTCAGTCCTTTAAAGAAGTTAACGCCCGCTGCGGTGTCCTTTACTCTTTCCACAAGGAAAGGGTAACTCGACTGGTCGAAGCTATGATATACAGCATCATAAACGGTCGAAGATGGAAGTGTGCCAGAAAACGGAGAAATCACAGCAACCCGCTGGCTTCCTATAGTGGCTACGGTTTGTTCCACGTCTTGCGTTAACGCTTCAGCCGTCAATGCATTACTGGACGCAGCCTCTTCTACAGTGTTGCTTAACCCTTTGGTATTCTCAGGAGCAGCGGATATCCCCCCTAGAATTCCGTTGTCCAGCAGATACCAGATACTTCCTCCCTCACCCGAAACCCCGGCATGCTCTACTTCGTCTTGAGTTTGAAGCCAAGCCACCGTTTCTTCCTTGGCTTGTTGCAGATTACCATATGAAGCAGCCAGTTGATCCAGCTTACTCTGTGTATTATTCTCAATGACAACCGTTTGTGCAAGCTGTTCATCCGTAAGATGCTTCAGTACAGATAATTTAAAGACTGCACTGCTTGGCACATCTCCAGCAAACGCCTGCAGATTTATGTAGCCCTCCGTACTTTCGTTCAATACTGCTTTGCCACTGTAAAGTCCGTCTGCCGCAAGACTGTCTCCATGGACTTCCAATCCATCATCGTATAGCGGGCTAATCTGCGAAATCACTTTGCCGCTGTCATCTACCTGGTAGACACTAGCGATTACCGTTTCTGCCGCATTAATCGATGAGCGGAATATAACTTCTGTGGACTCTTCCACATAAATGGCATCTGTACTCTCCCCCTCCACCACAACCTGGAGCGTGTTTGCCGGTGCCGGAATAGCCGGTGTCGGCGTCGGGGTGGGTGTCGGTGTCGGAGTTGGTGTCACCGGTGCCGGGGTTACTGGTTCAGGCGTCGCTGGCACTGGGGTTGCCGATGCCGGCGTTCCCGGAGCCGGTACTGTCACAGACGTCCCACGGTCAGTTGGTACCGGGGTGACAGCAGGGGTGACAGCAGGGGTAACCTCAGGATTCTTGCCCTTATTCGTCTCTTCAGCAAGAAGCTGTTTGGATTTCTCGACATATACTGACTTATTGGTTGTGAACTCATAAGCCAGACGAGCCAGAGCCTGGCGCTCCGCACGTTCTTTCGGTTTGAATTTCAGCGTGCCGTCACTGCCTTGGACTCCGTTAATGAAACCATTTTTGAAGGCAAGGGATACTTGCGCTTTTGCCCATTCGGACACCTCTGAGATATCCGACAGCTTGCTGTCAACCGGAAGCTTCTTCGCCGTTTCATCCAATTCGAATGCCCGGATGAAAAATACGACCAGCTCCTCACGGGTGACATTTGAATTCGGACTGAAGGTAGTCGCCGATGTACCCTCCGTGATGCCAGCCTTTACCAATGCACCTACATAACCGCGATACCAGCTGTTCGCAGCAATGTCTTTAAACGGTGCAGCTTGATCACCATTTACTTCCAGCCCGAGCGACAGGACTATGATTTTTGCCAGTTCGGCGCGTGACATAGCCTTGTTCGGTTTAAAAGAGTTATCTTCATATCCTGAGATAATTCCCGCTTCCGATAATGATTGAATCTCCTTTTGTGCATAAGAGCCTGTGATGTCCTTGAACTGCACAACCGCACCAAACACCATATTTGGCGTAAGGGTGCTTAATAACAGGGCAAACACAATCATCAGACTGAGTTTACGGCGTGCTGCTTGGAATAACATTGTTTCTTCCCCCTTCTCTCTCTAAGATATCAATGAACATTGTCGTCCTACCGAGTCCCAAGGATGGTATATTACACCATAATTCGACAACTTCTTGATTCTACAATAGGACCAGGACAATTTACAATATTTATTGGTATAAAAAAATTTATATATTTGTAGAGAGAAATTGAAATGTAAAAAATAGACCATCAAGCATAAGCTTGATAGCCTAAGTATTCTACAGATGCACCAGTGTGCGATATTGCTATGCTTCGTGCGACCTCTCGAACAAATTTCTCCTTACGGTGAAATAAAACTTGGTCCGTATACCTCAAACTCATAGATTCTTGCCGCAGAGTTCGTGGTTTGTGTAGGCACCGTTACGTTCAGCTTAATATATCGAGCCGATACTACTGTTATATTGTCTACCGTAGTACCAATTGTATTGTTGGTTACGTTAACCACCTTGTTCCAGTTCGTACCATCGGTGCTGACCTGGATATTATAAGCCTTCGTGTTATATGAGGGAGTCTCACCGCCTTCCGCTGCATGCTTGATGACAAATTGGTTTACTTGCTTCACGGAGCCGAGGTCAATCTGCAGCCAGCGGTTGCCGGACTTGGAGCACCATTTGCTATCATTGATGACGCTGCCTTCCACGGCTTGGGCTGCAGTCTGCGAGGCGTTGCACGTGCTGTCAACCGTCGCGGGTTTATTTAATGCTAAATTTGGAGGACTCACTATTATCGTGTACGTAACCTTATTCGTTCCAGATTTCGGGGTTACGATGATCTTCATGCCCGTCTCTAGCGTCGTCGCCTTCGTTATTCCGTCTGCATTGTAAATTTCGAACGTTGCATTCGCCGCCGGTGTAATCGCGGCCTTCAACGCAGCTAGATTGATGCCACTCCCGACAGTGATCGTCTCATTCGCCGTCCCGCCGGCACTTACTGTGCCGACCGCCGAGGTCAATGTAGCCGCGCTGCACAGCATGTTTGCTCCCGTAGCCACCCATTTTGCATACAGCGTTAGGTCTCTAGTGATTAGATCTGACCCAGTATAGGCTTGCGTCAGCGCAATGTCGTAGTACCAGCCTTCGAAGCTGTAGCACTCCTTCACCGGAGTATACTGAAACATCACTCTACCTCCGGACGCCGACACAAACTGTGGGGCAATCGCTGAGCCTCCGTTCGTGTCATAAGTCACGACCAGCTGGGTGGGGTTGCCCCCTTGATCGCCTCCGGCAATTGCAGGAGCTCCTATAGCCATTAACGAAACAATGATAACTATCACCATCAAGTAACCTCTTATCTTCGCCGCAATCCTTTTGTTTCCCTGACTAAGCCCTGAACCTTCCATCATTCGTTCCCCTTTCATCCACCCTAATGATTACGGGCTTTCACACCATTCATAAGGGTATTCACACAAACGCGGAAGAATGCATGTTTAACGCGGATCTAGAACAGTATTTTTAGACAAATTTCAGACAAATAACGGATTTCAGACTTTAGCAAACACCATTCATTGATGATATGATTAGTATGAAACATCATACTGATGCAGATTCATCATCTAAGGAGAGATTAGGATGCAGCATAAAAAAGAAAATAGTCATGGATTCGGGCACGGCAAAGTGCTGGGAACAACCTCAATGGGCGAGAGAGGACAAGTTGTTATTCCTAGAGAAGCAAGGGAAGAGCTTGATATCAAGCCAGGTGAGAAATTCATCGTTTTCGGAAATAAGCGCAAGGGCGCTGTCATTCTGGTCAAAGCCGAAATGTTCAACAAATTTGCGGATTTCTTCATGAGCGCTTCGAGAAAGTTTGAAAGCATGGCCCAGGCGATCTTTGATAAAAACACTACTATTCCAGAAGATGAAGTTGATGATCATGAACCTGTGGCAGCTGAAAAAAGACCTGAGGTAGATGAAAAAGAATGAGCGAATTCTTTAAATTAATGAAGGATGTCCGGTTCAGAAGAACCATGCGGATGATTTTTAAGTTCGCCTGGGATTTCTGGTGGCTGAGCAAGCAAAAGTATTTTATACCGGGACGGCGCTTAGAAGCGAAGACAAAAGCCTTGTATCGAAAACAGGCAGCGTATTTTACGAAGACCGCCATGGATATGGGTGGGTTAATTATCAAGCTTGGGCAGCATGTGAGTGCGCAGGTGGATATTTTGCCGAAGGAAGTTATTGATGAACTGTCAAAGCTGCAGGATTCGGTAGAATTCGTTGATTTTTCCGAGATTAAGCACAAGGTTGAGAGTGAACTCGGAAGATCCATTAGCGAGATTTTTGCTGAGTTTAGTACGACTCCCATCGCGGCGGCTTCCTTGGGGCAGGTACACCGGGCGACATTACGAACAGGTGAAGCAGTCGCAGTGAAAGTGATGCGTCCCGGGGTCGAGGACATTATCGCCATTGATTGGAAATCCATTCAGGTTGCTATTTCGTTATTGAAACGCCAGACGAAGATTACAGACTTCATGGATCTTGATGCGGTGTATGATGAGTTTCACGATACCGTTATGGACGAGCTCGATTATGAGCAAGAGGGGCGGAATGCAGAAGAATTCCAGCTGCAGTTTATCCATCGGGATGATATCGTTGTTCCAGGCATTCATTGGTCCTATACCACTTCGAAAGTGTTAACCATGGAGTTTCTGGAAGGTGTGAAAATCAACGATTTTGCCCAGCTGGATGCCTGGGGTGTGGACCGGACCAAATTAGCGACATCGCTGATCGAAATTTTCGTAGAGCAGATTCTATTAGAAGGCTTCTTTCACGCAGACCCGCACCCGGGTAATGTTCTCGTCCAGCCTGACGGCACCATAGCCTTAATCGATTTTGGAATGGTCGGACGAATTGCCGGGGATATGAAGACGCAAATGGTAGCACTGCTAATGGCGGTGTATCTAAAAGATGCTCACGGTGCCATCGATGCCCTTACCCGTTTGAGATTTTTAAGACGGAATGTAGATCTAGAGGTATTCGCAAGGAATCTTACGTTATTGTTTGAGCAAATCAACGGGGATACGTTTGACCTTAGCTTCGTGACATCAGGTGACAATGTTGAAGAGTTACGTGATTTCCTCTATTCTCAGCCTTTTCAGTTACCGGCAAATACAACATTTTTGGGAAAAGCCATAGGCACGGTGTATGGGCTTTGTACCGGACTGGACCCCGAGCTTGATTTGATTGGGACCGTTAAGCCTTATGTCGAAGAGGTTGTGCGTAGGGATCTGCGGGGAAATGTCTTTTCCAACGTTGTAGATGAAGGCAAGAGCATTCTCAAAGGAATCCTTCCTACGACCAAGAAGTTCATATCTGCAGTCGATAAAATGGATAGCGGAAATCTGCGGGTGAAGCTATCGAGCTCCTTCGAGCAAAAATTGATTGAGACTCAGAACAAGAATACACAGCGGATTATTGCAACAATCATTGGGGCGGTATCCCTTCTGACTGCGGCAAACCTGTGGAATGAAGTGAGTCATATCGTTTCTTATGGGTTGGGCACATTGGGGCTGCTCATTATGCTTAGCCAACTCAAAACGAGAGGACGCCGCCGTGCCGAAAGACATGCAAGGCAAATGAACGCCATGCGTGAGCGTAGCAGATTGGAAACGCCGAAGTCTAAGCCAAGAAAATCTGGCGTATGAATGCAATGTCGACCGATCTTACATTTCCATGATTGAGGTTGGCAGAAACGAGCCTTCCGTCACGAAAATATAGAGTATGAGAAAGCGCAGGAAAACGAGTGAACGTAAATAAGAGCGGGGCATGAAGCTGTTAGCTTATGTTCCGCTCTTATCGTTATTTCGTCAAACAATAGAGCTCCGCAATCGGCGTATGTCCCGGACCGGCGGCAGCCCAAACATCCGTGCATATTCCCTGCTAAAATGGGACGGGCTCTCGTACCCGACCTGAAACGCAGCCTCCGCCGCATCGATCGATCCAGAGAAGAGTAGCCGGCGCGCCTCTTGTAATCGGATTTGCTTTTGAAACTGGATCGGACTCATCCCTGTGACTTCCTTAAAATAATCGTACAAAGACGAAGTGCTCATACGGGCCTCCGCCGCCAATTCCTCTACGCGCAGGGGCTGGGCAAATTCGCGATTAAGCTTCTCAACGACCCCTGCAATTCGCTGTGCATGGCTTCCGATAACTGCAAATTGTTTCAAAGATGCGCTGTTGTCATTCTGAAGCACCCTGTAAATGATCTCCTGCATGGCATAAGGCGCAAGCACCGGGATATCCCGCGGTGTTTCGACTAGTTTCAGAAGCCGCAGCACCGCATCCAGAAGCGTATCGTTCACCCGGCTTACCTTCAACCCCCGGCTGGTCTCATTTCCTGCTTGAATGGCATCGGCGGAAGCCTGAATGACACCAAGAATCTGGTTCATATCAAAAAGGATCTGAAGGCTCAAATACGGTGTTTCATTCGAGGCCTCCACCACTTGTCCTGTAATCGGTAAATGTACCGAAGCGGTTAAATAGCTGCTCGGGCCATACTGATACACCTCTTTTCCCAGCATGACCAACTTGGAACCCTGCGCCACGACGCAAAGGGAAGGCTCATAGACAGAGTATACCGGCTCGGATAACCGGGAAGAACGAATCAAGCGCAAACCGTGAATTTCCGTATTATATGTCCCGTCCCCCGGTGTGAACTTCTCGATGATCTGCAGCATTTCTCTCCTTTGTTTCTCGAACCATTCATCCATCCTCTTCTCCCCCTTTTTATCCATAAGATAAACTTAACTTTATCCTCATCTGGAGAATTAGGCAATCATTATGTATGATCCGGCTACCGCCTTGCTTCCCGAAAGAACGATAATGAATCATGTCAGCAATGCGATACAAGGTACGGAAGTGCTGACCGCAGGAAACGAGTGACAGGGCAGAATACAGTCCAGCATTTACAAATGGAAGGAGAACATTCAATGAATACTCAA
This window encodes:
- a CDS encoding malate:quinone oxidoreductase — encoded protein: MSNQQTKTDVILIGAGIMSATLGSLLKELVPDWRITVFERRAGAGEESSNEWNNAGTGHSSLCELNYTTEQPDGSIDISKAIKVNEEFQFSKQFWSYLVNSRRIQDPQEFIVPVPHMSFVEGQTDVTFLQKRFEALSRHPLFQGMEFSADPAQLMKWMPLMMKNRTLGQPVAATRMESGTDVNFGALTRSLFGHLQSNNVDIRFNHQVEDLKRTKDGSWELKVRNANGAAERHTAKFVFIGGGGGSLHLLQKSGIPEGRGIGGFPVSGLFMVCRKPEIVAQHHAKVYGKAAVGAPPMSVPHLDTRVIDKQESLFFGPFAGFSPKFLKFGSMFDLITSVKPDNLVTMLAAGAKNMQLTKYLIGQVMLSKEQRMEALREFVPEAKTEDWELVVAGQRVQIIKDTAAGKGTLQFGTEVISSADGSIAALLGASPGASTAVSVMLEVLSKCFPQHIEAWEPKIKRMIPSYGISLSANTAVLNEIHASAAASLGLTNGPGEPVQQIKVKHS
- a CDS encoding TerD family protein yields the protein MNQFLQMGANITLSTAKGSVTISHEISALIDISLTAFLLTDSDKVQGDSGIIFYNQPASSSGVATLVPSETIGNTKVHKMNFDMGKVPEGITKIAITLTEDNNTGFSNVKNLTAEISTGNTMIQLSPSSFTNENGVVVLELYLRNGQTKAKSIWRGFDSGLEGLCKNYGVEVEPESAPEPAPAAIAIPDNKDNQYTKSSINLEKVKGKINLDKGQKPVIIDKTPEITATVSWKTGTDYDIYALVYTKNGKQIDVAMFGAEGTPPLKNYGNGTVEHTGDVGRSSQSTKTEVIKLRLKDDILAVVPVVYSAQSNGTGSFYRYKVSMSIDNHNGTSVTITAKNANNNDTIYTCVPGILHNTPAGVIISPLELYSRPNSEFRPSLRMGPSNMVEVIMDEGPLNDYK
- a CDS encoding S-layer homology domain-containing protein; this encodes MLFQAARRKLSLMIVFALLLSTLTPNMVFGAVVQFKDITGSYAQKEIQSLSEAGIISGYEDNSFKPNKAMSRAELAKIIVLSLGLEVNGDQAAPFKDIAANSWYRGYVGALVKAGITEGTSATTFSPNSNVTREELVVFFIRAFELDETAKKLPVDSKLSDISEVSEWAKAQVSLAFKNGFINGVQGSDGTLKFKPKERAERQALARLAYEFTTNKSVYVEKSKQLLAEETNKGKNPEVTPAVTPAVTPVPTDRGTSVTVPAPGTPASATPVPATPEPVTPAPVTPTPTPTPTPTPTPAIPAPANTLQVVVEGESTDAIYVEESTEVIFRSSINAAETVIASVYQVDDSGKVISQISPLYDDGLEVHGDSLAADGLYSGKAVLNESTEGYINLQAFAGDVPSSAVFKLSVLKHLTDEQLAQTVVIENNTQSKLDQLAASYGNLQQAKEETVAWLQTQDEVEHAGVSGEGGSIWYLLDNGILGGISAAPENTKGLSNTVEEAASSNALTAEALTQDVEQTVATIGSQRVAVISPFSGTLPSSTVYDAVYHSFDQSSYPFLVERVKDTAAGVNFFKGLNQYGVVVLDSHGDTYYDEIVLQKLHNKYGIDFKYAGPQVMFLTGEKATNENKKAYELDLKKGRLAIISGYYAITPSFITRYNDMLPDTIVYNGSCRSAYNDSMADAFINNGASTYYGYTGYVKLAYDQAIATSVFTALNDDNMTTEEAFQAAVAAHGANDGLAAFVMKGSSIGTKTEGIINGTFENGNWTGWNGNGDVRVISKLGPLKPTEGNYMAIISTGLGFENNDQGGYDYNSDSYIEQSFIVPEGATTLSFDYNFISEEPKEYVGTKYNDTFRATVTSSVYINTASLITSHLNGGNTVTSSVYGSESVIVGTESINESTAYWIDENKVAIDFYGGDDTAYMTNWKHVQFDVSQFAGKGSIVLRFHVWDQGDSVFDTAVLIDNVILK
- a CDS encoding discoidin domain-containing protein; translation: MVIVIIVSLMAIGAPAIAGGDQGGNPTQLVVTYDTNGGSAIAPQFVSASGGRVMFQYTPVKECYSFEGWYYDIALTQAYTGSDLITRDLTLYAKWVATGANMLCSAATLTSAVGTVSAGGTANETITVGSGINLAALKAAITPAANATFEIYNADGITKATTLETGMKIIVTPKSGTNKVTYTIIVSPPNLALNKPATVDSTCNASQTAAQAVEGSVINDSKWCSKSGNRWLQIDLGSVKQVNQFVIKHAAEGGETPSYNTKAYNIQVSTDGTNWNKVVNVTNNTIGTTVDNITVVSARYIKLNVTVPTQTTNSAARIYEFEVYGPSFISP
- a CDS encoding AbrB/MazE/SpoVT family DNA-binding domain-containing protein, translating into MQHKKENSHGFGHGKVLGTTSMGERGQVVIPREAREELDIKPGEKFIVFGNKRKGAVILVKAEMFNKFADFFMSASRKFESMAQAIFDKNTTIPEDEVDDHEPVAAEKRPEVDEKE
- a CDS encoding ABC1 kinase family protein; its protein translation is MSEFFKLMKDVRFRRTMRMIFKFAWDFWWLSKQKYFIPGRRLEAKTKALYRKQAAYFTKTAMDMGGLIIKLGQHVSAQVDILPKEVIDELSKLQDSVEFVDFSEIKHKVESELGRSISEIFAEFSTTPIAAASLGQVHRATLRTGEAVAVKVMRPGVEDIIAIDWKSIQVAISLLKRQTKITDFMDLDAVYDEFHDTVMDELDYEQEGRNAEEFQLQFIHRDDIVVPGIHWSYTTSKVLTMEFLEGVKINDFAQLDAWGVDRTKLATSLIEIFVEQILLEGFFHADPHPGNVLVQPDGTIALIDFGMVGRIAGDMKTQMVALLMAVYLKDAHGAIDALTRLRFLRRNVDLEVFARNLTLLFEQINGDTFDLSFVTSGDNVEELRDFLYSQPFQLPANTTFLGKAIGTVYGLCTGLDPELDLIGTVKPYVEEVVRRDLRGNVFSNVVDEGKSILKGILPTTKKFISAVDKMDSGNLRVKLSSSFEQKLIETQNKNTQRIIATIIGAVSLLTAANLWNEVSHIVSYGLGTLGLLIMLSQLKTRGRRRAERHARQMNAMRERSRLETPKSKPRKSGV
- a CDS encoding helix-turn-helix domain-containing protein produces the protein MSVADWKRRSLSQENLAYECNVDRSYISMIEVGRNEPSVTKI
- a CDS encoding AraC family transcriptional regulator, whose translation is MDEWFEKQRREMLQIIEKFTPGDGTYNTEIHGLRLIRSSRLSEPVYSVYEPSLCVVAQGSKLVMLGKEVYQYGPSSYLTASVHLPITGQVVEASNETPYLSLQILFDMNQILGVIQASADAIQAGNETSRGLKVSRVNDTLLDAVLRLLKLVETPRDIPVLAPYAMQEIIYRVLQNDNSASLKQFAVIGSHAQRIAGVVEKLNREFAQPLRVEELAAEARMSTSSLYDYFKEVTGMSPIQFQKQIRLQEARRLLFSGSIDAAEAAFQVGYESPSHFSREYARMFGLPPVRDIRRLRSSIV